The following are encoded together in the Fundulus heteroclitus isolate FHET01 chromosome 19, MU-UCD_Fhet_4.1, whole genome shotgun sequence genome:
- the zfp36l1a gene encoding mRNA decay activator protein ZFP36L1a, whose protein sequence is MTTAVVSPFFDFEVINKNNKFSYNTNLGGPHPVSVPCTGTNVPISNAAGSLLDRKAVGSPAMGGVYHRRHSVSSTKFSQNQFLNSLKTVEHSSLISGPGSGSKETRLRDRSFSETGERLLNKCMGPSSPTCGGSSSQVNSSRYKTELCRPFEENGTCKYGDKCQFAHGVHELRSLSRHPKYKTELCRTFHTIGFCPYGPRCHFIHNAEERRGPPQPSSPLNSSNKMERPRLQHSYSFAGFSSSGGLRDSPTSVTPPPMFFPDEVPNWPSSNPFTYSSQELANLFGSSLSANTANTEPNSAAPPSPTSTPYFFRPMLESPPLFEPPSSPPDSLSDQEGYQSSSGSESPSLDNSRRLPIFSRLSISDE, encoded by the exons ATGACCACAGCCGTGGTGTCGCCTTTCTTCGACTTTGAAGTAATAAACAAG AACAATAAATTCAGCTATAACACCAACCTGGGGGGCCCTCACCCAGTGTCTGTCCCTTGCACTGGCACCAACGTGCCCATCTCCAACGCTGCCGGATCCCTGCTGGACAGGAAGGCGGTGGGCTCTCCCGCCATGGGAGGCGTGTACCATCGGCGGCACTCCGTCAGCAGCACGAAGTTCAGCCAGAACCAGTTTCTGAACAGCCTGAAGACGGTGGAGCACTCCTCGCTCATCTCGGGGCCCGGCAGCGGCAGCAAGGAGACCCGCCTGCGAGACCGCTCCTTCTCCGAGACGGGCGAGAGGCTCCTCAACAAGTGCATGGGCCCCTCCAGCCCGACGtgcggcggcagcagcagccaggTGAACTCCAGCCGCTACAAGACAGAGCTATGCCGGCCCTTTGAGGAGAACGGCACCTGCAAGTACGGCGACAAGTGTCAGTTTGCCCACGGAGTGCACGAACTGCGCAGCCTGAGCCGGCATCCCAAGTACAAAACCGAGCTGTGCCGCACCTTCCACACCATCGGCTTCTGCCCCTACGGGCCTCGCTGCCACTTCATCCACAATGCCGAGGAGCGCCGCGGACCTCCGCAGCCTTCCTCCCCTTTAAACTCTTCCAACAAGATGGAGAGGCCCCGACTGCAGCACAGCTACAGCTTCGCCGGCTTCTCCAGCTCTGGAGGGCTTCGGGACAGCCCAACCTCGGTCACCCCGCCGCCCATGTTCTTCCCAGACGAGGTCCCGAACTGGCCCAGCAGCAACCCTTTTACCTATTCCAGCCAGGAGCTGGCCAACCTGTTCGGGTCGAGTCTCAGTGCCAATACTGCCAACACAGAGCCCAACAGCGCCGCACCGCCCTCTCCAACAAGCACACCTTACTTCTTCAGACCCATGTTGGAGTCCCCTCCGCTTTTCGAGCCTCCTTCCAGCCCCCCAGACTCTCTGTCGGACCAGGAAGGCTACCAGAGCAGCTCCGGCTCAGAGTCGCCCTCGCTGGACAACAGCCGGCGCCTTCCCATCTTCAGCCGCCTCTCAATCTCTGACGAGTAA